One Oncorhynchus keta strain PuntledgeMale-10-30-2019 chromosome 23, Oket_V2, whole genome shotgun sequence DNA segment encodes these proteins:
- the gadd45aa gene encoding growth arrest and DNA-damage-inducible, alpha, a isoform X2, with protein MDTVAKALEEVLSLALPQGCITVGVYEAAKSLNVDPDNVVLCILATDDEDVKDVALQIHFTLIQAFCCENDISILRVNNTRRLAEILGGGTQGGEPMDLHCVLVTSPHSSSWKDPALSKVNRFCRESRCMDQWVPIINLPER; from the exons ATGGATACAGTGGCAAAAGCATTGGAAGAGGTTCTCTCATTGGCATTACCCCAGGGATGCATTACAGTAGGGGTCTATGAAGCAGCAAAATCATTGAATGT AGATCCAGATAATGTGGTTCTGTGCATCCTGGCAACAGATGACGAGGATGTAAAGGACGTGGCCCTTCAGATCCACTTCACCCTGATCCAGGCATTCTGCTGTGAGAATGACATCAGCATCCTGCGAGTTAACAACACCAGGCGCCTGGCAGAGATCCTCGGCGGAGGGACACAGGGGGGAGAGCCCATGGATCTGCACTGTGTCCTGGTCACT AGCCCACACTCCTCCTCCTGGAAAGACCCAGCCCTGAGCAAAGTGAACCGCTTCTGCAGGGAGAGCCGGTGCATGGACCAGTGGGTACCCATCATTAACCTCCCTGAGCGATGA
- the gadd45aa gene encoding growth arrest and DNA-damage-inducible, alpha, a isoform X1, whose amino-acid sequence MCKMTFEELSGDYSAERMDTVAKALEEVLSLALPQGCITVGVYEAAKSLNVDPDNVVLCILATDDEDVKDVALQIHFTLIQAFCCENDISILRVNNTRRLAEILGGGTQGGEPMDLHCVLVTSPHSSSWKDPALSKVNRFCRESRCMDQWVPIINLPER is encoded by the exons ATGTGCAAAATGACATTTGAGGAACTAAGTGGGGATTATTCTGCAGAAAG GATGGATACAGTGGCAAAAGCATTGGAAGAGGTTCTCTCATTGGCATTACCCCAGGGATGCATTACAGTAGGGGTCTATGAAGCAGCAAAATCATTGAATGT AGATCCAGATAATGTGGTTCTGTGCATCCTGGCAACAGATGACGAGGATGTAAAGGACGTGGCCCTTCAGATCCACTTCACCCTGATCCAGGCATTCTGCTGTGAGAATGACATCAGCATCCTGCGAGTTAACAACACCAGGCGCCTGGCAGAGATCCTCGGCGGAGGGACACAGGGGGGAGAGCCCATGGATCTGCACTGTGTCCTGGTCACT AGCCCACACTCCTCCTCCTGGAAAGACCCAGCCCTGAGCAAAGTGAACCGCTTCTGCAGGGAGAGCCGGTGCATGGACCAGTGGGTACCCATCATTAACCTCCCTGAGCGATGA